The genomic DNA GAGAATCGACAAGATTCAAAGCTTAAAATTATTTGTAACTGGTAACAAGTTGCATTGTGAACGGAAGGGTAAAGACCATATTGAGTTTACCCCTGAAGCCATAGGTATTTTTAACTTGAATGAAACACCATCATTACAAGGAGTAATGAAAGCAATTCAAGATAGGATTGCAGTTTTAGAGTTTAAGAAAACCTTTGAAAAAAATCCAGATCCTAACAACCCAAATGAATTACTAGCTGATCCCCGCTTTGCTTACGACAAGGAATTTATCAGAACGAAAGTAGCCCCAGCATTTCTAAATAAAATGCTGCAAGCACTTAATGACCTGATAGAAGAAGGCATTGATTACGAATGTACAACTGATGCTTTCTACAACCTTCAGAAAGAAAATAATCACCTATTTGACTTCATAGAAGCCGCAAACTTATGTTATGTCCCTGGTAAGGAACTGACTGCAAAAGAGCTATGGGTAAGACTGGAACATTACTACACTCAAACTGGCACATTAACTATAGATTCCGATAACAACCGCAGAACGTGGAGCGAACAGGTTAGACCCAGTGACAAAAACGTAAAGGGCATTAACCAAGTCATCGCCAGAATCGCTCAACTCTTCCCCAAGGCTGTCAAGGGAACTAGGTACTGTGACATTGCTAAAAGAAACATTCCAGTACTCAAAGGCATTGGCATTTTGGAAGTTACCCGCACCACATTAGACGAAACCCGCACCACTTCCGCACCACTTTCCGCACCAGAAACAACGCATTATCAGGACTTCCGCACCACCCGCACCACTTTTTCAGATTCCCAGGAAAAAAACATTGAAGAGTCAGAAATGAAAATTCAATCGCTTCCTATCCCAATGGAAAAAGAAGAATATGCCACCTCAACTGGTGCGGGTGATGCGGAACCCTTGCTAGATAGGGAAAACTGCTGCGGGGAGTCCTGCGTCAGTGGTGCGGATCAACTAGAAAGTGGTGCGGGTATGCCAACTGATGATCAGGCAGCGATCGCCGCGCCAATTGCATCCGATACTGTTTTGGTAAAAGCTGAGGACGAGAACTTATACTCACTGTTGCAGATTGAAATCGACGGCGGGAACATTGCAGGGTTTGTTGGTTGCCAAGTTGAGGTGCGATCGCTTAGTGGTGCGGTCAAGTTCGCAGGTGAGATGATTAACTACGACTCTAAGAATGGAATTGTGACTGTGGCCACCTCGCAAGGGAACCGAGATGCATCTCTTTGCGAGACGTTTGTAATTGACTAAGGAATGCAACTGGCCATCGCTACTGTCGTGACTGCGCTTAATCGAAAGCACTTCTAAATTAGGTTGCTCCATGTCCTGTATGACTACCGAATTACAGGAGATTGCGAGTAAGCCATCGTGTTGATTGATACCAATTTTCAATGACTGTCAAAATGCGCCGTAAACTACCCCTAGTATCCCTCTACTGTACCCAATGACAGTCGTTTGACAGTCATTGCCCAAAAACCCGATGACTGTCAAACGACTGTCGTTATACCCCCTAAAGGTGCTTTTGGGCGTATTTTCGCACCAGCCAGTAAGGGCGATTTCTCCCCCAAAAGTGGATTTCAGGGTTTTGTATAAGTGATACCATACTCACTATGGTTTCATGCCCTGCGGGTGGCTGCGCCATCTCTCGCTCCGCTCGTGACATGAAACCGCCGTTCGCCTAAAGGGGTTTTTTCGTACTACACTCGCACTGCATTTGTAGCATAATTTTTTATGTCGCCACTAACAATTCTCAGGATTGAGAAACTAAAAACATTCGGCAACGTTGCGGGAAGTGATGACCATGTTACCAGAAACAGAGAAACACCCAACGCAGATCCAACGCTTATAGAATGTCCGGTTAATTGGGGGAGAAGACGAACGCGCACTCGAAGAGATAGTTAAAGAAAAAATCTCTACGCTACTGCATCGCCCTCGGCATGATGCAGTGTTATGCACTCTTCATGTTTCTCTCGGCATCACCTGAATATTTCCGTCCCGTTGATCCATCTCTTTATGGGCAGTGGTCTGATGAGAGGATCAGTATTGAGTCAGCCCTGACTGGCGCTCACGTCAAATTAGGGTTTTGGGGCGTTAGGCTATCTTCTTGACAAAAGCTAACTTTTCCCCAGGCAGTCCCCCTTTTGGCCAACTGTTCGCTCAACTTTCTTATAGCGAGGAAACGCACTACATTATTCTATATAATGGGGTTTAAAAAAAGAAATGCCCTTACTTTTTAGTAAGAGCATTGAAATTTAGTTATTTAAATGTTTAATGGGTAAATCGATACAGCTTGAAATACTTTTCGCTTAAGCTTTATCCAAAATTCTATTACTCACTGAAGATAAATCAAGCTCTATTGCGAATAGTCTCCACCAAATTGCTACGATGATTTCTTGCGTCGCTTGCTACCAGCTAAGGCCAGACCGACAATTCCTAAACCAGCGAGACTAGCAGGCTCAGGAGTCGATTGGACAGTACCAGATTTCTTGAATTCAAATGCAATAGTTTGTGTGCCATTAAATTTGCTGGCATCATAACCAGTGGTTAACAACTGCTGCGTTACATTACCCTGTGCTAGGAACGAGATTCCACTCAGATATTTTCCAGAGTCGATGACATTAAGATTAAATGTATTGTCCTTGCCATTATTAGTAAAATAACTACTGGTCAAATCACCATAACCGACAATACCACCACCTTGTTTTACCTGACTTTCGTAAGAATTCCCTCCTCCTGCTAAACCACCATATGTAGCAACAGTATAGCCCTCTTTGATATTAGTAACTGTCTTTGCCTGAACACCACTATAAACACCTAGTTGTTGTACTCCTGAAGCATTCGCTGAAGCGAAATGAATACCAAACAAATCCCCACTGCTCATAGCATTGTCAAAGGTCTTACCGGCCATATTGAAGAATAAATCACCATATCCAATCTGACCGCCGGCAGCACCCTGTTCAGCCTCTCCTGTTAACTTCATATTGCCATTGATTGCCACAATGATGCTGGTAGCAGTTTCTTTGATAGCCATACCAGAGATATCGTAGGGATTTACTGACCCTGGCGCAGCACCAACCCAGTAATTTCCGTTCATCCCATCTTTGTTTGAATCAAATGCATACTGCCAGCCATTAGCATCGGTGGAGTTTTGACCCATGAGAAGACCAGTTGTGTCATTCATACACTCCAAAGATATGCTAAATGCTGTTCCCTTTAAGTCGGAGGCATACGCTCCTTGACTAGCCACAAAGAAGATTCCAAAAGTGGTAATGCCAATCTTTAGTAAATTGAATAAGTTTTGATTTTTCATATTTTATAACTTGATTGATTTAGAAAATCACAGTTTTCTGTACTTCTCTATTTGTAATTGGAATTACAAAAACAGAAAAGCGTGATTATTCTGAACATATAATTTGGATAAATTAACGATAATTTTATAAAACTCAAATAAAAAATGGCATATTTAGTGAAAATTGCTTTTCTCTAACCCAATTGTATTAAAGGTGAAATAGGAGCCAAGCCAAGTAGGTCTAGTAGCCTACGATTTTCTGCACCCATTTAATTAGATAGTTTTAAAAAACTTTTGGGTTTGTATAAGCTTAACAAACCATATCCCGCCAGCATCTCCGTACAGGGCATCTAAACCCGCTATCGCTAGAAGTTTTTTGTCTATATTAATCTACTTTCAGGGGTCAAATGAGCATCCGTGCAGAAACTTACGTTAAAGCTGAAAACCTTACTGTATAGGCATTCTGCAAATCGATATTTTTGGCAATTCTTGATGTACCAATTAACCTATAGGTTAATTGGTACAGCTTTTTTGTATGGCACTACAAGGATTTGAAGTTCCTAAATTTCAAAGGCTTTAACTGGTAAACGTTTCCAGGATGTTGAAAACAGGTCATCAAGTCCTTAGCGTAAGTTTCTGAACGGATGCTCATTTCACGCCGTTCTCTAGAAATTGCTTTGATGAAGGGTGCGATCGTCTACTTTCCGCCAGAACTGAGGGCATCGAGAAGCGATCGCCCTCATCCACGTTGACCAATATCATTAAATGTCGCCACAGCGATGGTAATGTACTAAAAACAATTGATAAC from Nostoc punctiforme PCC 73102 includes the following:
- a CDS encoding PEP-CTERM sorting domain-containing protein, yielding MASQGAYASDLKGTAFSISLECMNDTTGLLMGQNSTDANGWQYAFDSNKDGMNGNYWVGAAPGSVNPYDISGMAIKETATSIIVAINGNMKLTGEAEQGAAGGQIGYGDLFFNMAGKTFDNAMSSGDLFGIHFASANASGVQQLGVYSGVQAKTVTNIKEGYTVATYGGLAGGGNSYESQVKQGGGIVGYGDLTSSYFTNNGKDNTFNLNVIDSGKYLSGISFLAQGNVTQQLLTTGYDASKFNGTQTIAFEFKKSGTVQSTPEPASLAGLGIVGLALAGSKRRKKSS